In Streptomyces ambofaciens ATCC 23877, a single genomic region encodes these proteins:
- the rpsP gene encoding 30S ribosomal protein S16, with protein MAVKIKLKRLGKIRSPHYRIVVADSRTRRDGRAIEEIGKYHPTYNPSVMEVDAERVAYWLGVGAQPTEPVLAILKKTGDWQKFKGEPAPAPLLVAAEKPARPSFEAFGGEDDGKGEAITQKKKAEKKDEAAASSESTEA; from the coding sequence GTGGCAGTCAAGATCAAGCTGAAGCGTCTGGGCAAGATCCGTTCGCCTCACTACCGCATCGTCGTCGCCGACTCCCGTACCCGCCGTGACGGCCGGGCCATCGAGGAGATCGGCAAGTACCACCCGACGTACAACCCGTCGGTGATGGAGGTCGACGCCGAGCGTGTCGCGTACTGGCTCGGTGTCGGCGCCCAGCCGACCGAGCCCGTGCTCGCCATCCTGAAGAAGACCGGCGACTGGCAGAAGTTCAAGGGCGAGCCCGCCCCGGCCCCGCTGCTCGTGGCCGCCGAGAAGCCGGCCCGTCCGTCCTTCGAGGCGTTCGGCGGCGAGGACGACGGCAAGGGTGAGGCCATCACCCAGAAGAAGAAGGCCGAGAAGAAGGACGAGGCCGCGGCCTCGTCCGAGTCGACCGAGGCCTGA
- a CDS encoding RNA-binding protein: protein MLEEALEHLVKGIVDNPDDVQVASRNLRRGRVLEVRVHPDDLGKVIGRNGRTARALRTVVGAIGGRGVRVDLVDVDHVR from the coding sequence ATGCTCGAGGAGGCTCTCGAGCACCTCGTGAAGGGCATCGTCGACAATCCTGACGATGTGCAGGTCGCCTCGCGCAACCTGCGTCGCGGGCGCGTGCTCGAGGTCCGGGTCCACCCCGACGACCTCGGCAAGGTGATCGGCCGCAACGGTCGCACCGCGCGCGCTCTGCGCACCGTCGTGGGCGCCATCGGCGGCCGTGGTGTCCGCGTCGACCTCGTCGACGTCGACCACGTCCGCTGA
- the rimM gene encoding ribosome maturation factor RimM (Essential for efficient processing of 16S rRNA) yields the protein MQLVVARIGRAHGIKGEVTVEVRTDEPELRLGPGAVLATDPASTGPLTIETGRVHSGRLLLRFAGVHDRTGAEALRNTLLIAEVDPEERPEDEDEYYDHQLIDLDVVTEDGTEVGRITEISHLPTQDLFVVERADGSEVYVPFVSEIVTEIDLDEQRAVIDPPPGLIDDRAEVASARDAENTAGDEA from the coding sequence GTGCAGCTGGTAGTCGCGCGCATCGGCCGCGCCCATGGCATCAAGGGCGAGGTCACCGTGGAGGTCCGCACCGACGAGCCGGAACTGCGGCTCGGCCCCGGTGCCGTACTGGCCACCGACCCCGCCTCCACCGGACCGCTCACCATCGAGACCGGCCGGGTCCACAGCGGCCGCCTCCTGCTGCGCTTCGCCGGTGTGCACGACCGCACCGGGGCCGAGGCGCTGCGCAACACCCTCCTGATCGCCGAGGTCGACCCCGAGGAGCGGCCGGAGGACGAGGACGAGTACTACGACCACCAGCTGATCGACCTCGACGTGGTGACCGAGGACGGCACGGAGGTCGGCCGGATCACCGAGATCTCCCACCTGCCCACGCAGGACCTGTTCGTCGTGGAGCGCGCCGACGGCAGCGAGGTCTACGTGCCGTTCGTCTCCGAGATCGTCACCGAGATCGACCTGGACGAGCAGCGCGCGGTCATCGACCCGCCGCCCGGCCTGATCGACGACCGCGCGGAGGTCGCCTCCGCGCGGGACGCCGAGAACACGGCCGGGGACGAGGCGTGA
- the trmD gene encoding tRNA (guanosine(37)-N1)-methyltransferase TrmD has translation MRLDVVTIFPEYLEPLNVSLVGKARARGQLNVHVHDLRDWTYDRHNTVDDTPYGGGPGMVMKTEPWGDALDSVLADGYETGSGGPALIVPTPSGRPFTQDLAVQLSERPWLIFTPARYEGIDRRVIDEYATRMPVYEVSIGDYVLAGGEAAVLVVTEAVARLLPGVLGNAESHRDDSFAPGAMASLLEGPVHTKPPQWRGRGIPDVLLSGHHGKIARWRRDEALRRTTANRPDLIERCDPKAFDKKDREMLSILGWEPDPAGEPYGRFWRRTPGVEE, from the coding sequence ATGCGGCTCGACGTCGTCACGATCTTCCCCGAGTACCTGGAACCGCTGAACGTCTCCCTCGTCGGCAAGGCACGCGCGCGGGGGCAGCTGAACGTCCACGTGCACGACCTGCGCGACTGGACGTACGACCGCCACAACACCGTCGACGACACCCCGTACGGCGGCGGCCCCGGCATGGTGATGAAGACCGAGCCGTGGGGCGACGCACTCGACTCCGTCCTGGCCGACGGCTACGAGACGGGCTCCGGCGGACCCGCCCTGATCGTGCCCACGCCCAGCGGCCGGCCCTTCACCCAGGACCTCGCCGTCCAGCTCTCCGAGCGCCCCTGGCTGATCTTCACGCCCGCCCGTTACGAGGGCATCGACCGCCGCGTGATCGACGAGTACGCGACCAGGATGCCCGTGTACGAGGTGTCCATCGGCGACTACGTCCTGGCCGGTGGCGAGGCCGCCGTACTCGTCGTCACCGAGGCCGTGGCGCGGCTGCTGCCCGGCGTCCTGGGCAACGCGGAGTCCCACCGGGACGACTCCTTCGCCCCCGGTGCGATGGCCAGCCTGCTGGAGGGCCCCGTCCACACCAAGCCGCCGCAGTGGCGCGGGCGCGGCATCCCCGACGTGCTGCTCAGCGGGCACCACGGGAAGATCGCCCGCTGGCGCCGCGACGAGGCCCTGCGGCGCACCACGGCGAACCGGCCCGACCTGATCGAGCGGTGCGATCCGAAGGCCTTCGACAAGAAGGACCGGGAGATGCTCTCCATCCTGGGCTGGGAGCCCGACCCGGCGGGAGAGCCGTACGGCCGATTTTGGCGCAGGACCCCGGGCGTGGAAGAATAG
- the rplS gene encoding 50S ribosomal protein L19 produces the protein MSHLLDSVDASSLRSDVPAFRPGDTVNVHVRVIEGNRSRVQQFKGVVIRRQGAGVRETFTVRKVSFSVGVERTFPVHTPIVEKIELVTRGDVRRAKLYYLRELRGKAAKIKEKRES, from the coding sequence ATGTCTCACCTGCTCGACTCCGTCGACGCCTCGTCGCTGCGCAGCGACGTCCCCGCCTTCCGCCCCGGCGACACCGTCAACGTCCACGTCCGCGTCATCGAGGGCAACCGCTCCCGTGTGCAGCAGTTCAAGGGCGTAGTCATCCGCCGCCAGGGCGCCGGCGTGCGCGAGACCTTCACGGTCCGCAAGGTCTCCTTCTCCGTCGGCGTCGAGCGCACCTTCCCGGTGCACACCCCGATCGTGGAGAAGATCGAGCTCGTCACCCGCGGTGACGTCCGTCGCGCGAAGCTGTACTACCTGCGCGAGCTGCGCGGCAAGGCCGCGAAGATCAAGGAGAAGCGCGAGAGCTGA
- the lepB gene encoding signal peptidase I translates to MDTEAQPTERDRSSRSSDSEQPSEPEGPEERSRSAFAGRLTDWVPGGRITVTLLTLLLFLLLLSTFVLQPFQIPSGSMERGLRIGDRVLVNKLAYRFDGGPRRGDIVVFDGTGLFGHGDYIKRVVGVGGDHVVCCDREGRVQVNGQSVDESAFLYPGDRPSTVPFDVVVPDGALFVLGDHRADSSDSRDHLGSPGGGMVPVDEVIGRADWIVWPFSHATHLDRPDAYARVPDADESAPATTGPAPAAEDPAPATTGPAPGTGEPAPGARPSEQAKGVDG, encoded by the coding sequence ATGGACACCGAAGCACAGCCCACGGAGCGCGACCGCTCCTCCCGTTCTTCCGACTCCGAGCAGCCCTCGGAACCGGAGGGACCGGAGGAACGGTCGCGTTCCGCGTTCGCGGGCCGGCTCACGGACTGGGTGCCGGGCGGCCGGATCACCGTGACCCTGCTGACGCTGCTGCTGTTCCTGCTGCTGCTCAGCACCTTCGTCCTCCAGCCGTTCCAGATCCCCAGCGGTTCCATGGAGCGCGGATTGAGGATCGGGGACCGGGTTCTCGTAAACAAGTTGGCGTACCGTTTCGATGGCGGGCCGCGGCGGGGCGACATCGTCGTCTTCGACGGCACCGGGCTCTTCGGGCACGGCGACTACATCAAACGCGTTGTCGGTGTGGGCGGGGACCATGTGGTGTGCTGCGACCGGGAGGGGAGAGTCCAGGTGAACGGCCAGTCGGTCGACGAGTCGGCGTTCCTGTACCCCGGGGACCGTCCGTCCACGGTGCCCTTCGACGTCGTGGTCCCGGACGGCGCCCTGTTCGTCCTCGGCGACCACCGTGCCGACTCCAGCGACTCCCGCGACCACCTCGGCTCGCCGGGCGGCGGCATGGTCCCGGTCGACGAGGTGATCGGCCGCGCCGACTGGATCGTCTGGCCCTTCTCCCATGCCACGCACCTCGACCGTCCCGACGCCTACGCACGCGTACCGGACGCGGACGAGTCGGCCCCGGCGACGACCGGGCCGGCCCCGGCCGCGGAGGATCCGGCCCCGGCGACGACCGGACCGGCCCCGGGCACGGGCGAGCCGGCTCCTGGCGCACGCCCGTCCGAGCAGGCCAAGGGCGTCGATGGGTAA
- the lepB gene encoding signal peptidase I, which produces MGDVAVGARSGHDGEENRGHPVETAVPAADGAPASGHDSGTEDGRVTDEHSGPQDEGVGGTPAAAPPEQKKQRSFWKELPILIGIALVLALLIKTFLVQAFSIPSASMQNTLTINDRVLVDKLTPWFGSEPERGEVVVFHDPDDWLAGEPTPDPNALQTVLSWIGLMPSADEKDLIKRVIGVGGDTVECSKTGPLKVNGKALNEPYVYPGNTPCSVDDQGGQFKVKVPEGSLWVMGDHRQNSRDSRYNQSDKHGGMVPVKEVVGRAIVIAWPMNRWDTLPVPDTFDQDGLQARSSAAAALSAAPQGLALAGIVPVVWWRRRRTAPAETR; this is translated from the coding sequence GTGGGGGATGTGGCGGTTGGCGCACGGTCCGGACACGACGGCGAGGAGAACCGCGGACACCCCGTGGAGACAGCCGTCCCGGCCGCGGACGGCGCCCCGGCCTCCGGGCACGACTCCGGGACCGAGGACGGCAGGGTGACGGACGAACACAGCGGGCCCCAGGACGAGGGAGTGGGCGGGACACCCGCCGCGGCACCGCCCGAGCAGAAGAAGCAGCGCTCCTTCTGGAAGGAGCTGCCGATCCTGATCGGCATCGCACTGGTACTCGCGCTGCTGATCAAGACGTTCCTGGTGCAGGCGTTCTCGATCCCGTCCGCCTCGATGCAGAACACGCTCACGATCAATGACCGCGTCCTGGTCGACAAGCTCACCCCCTGGTTCGGTTCCGAGCCCGAGCGCGGCGAGGTCGTCGTCTTCCACGACCCGGACGACTGGCTGGCGGGCGAGCCCACCCCCGACCCGAACGCGTTGCAGACGGTCCTCAGCTGGATCGGCCTGATGCCGTCCGCGGACGAGAAGGACCTGATCAAGCGCGTCATCGGCGTCGGCGGCGACACCGTCGAGTGCAGCAAGACCGGGCCGCTCAAGGTCAACGGCAAGGCGCTGAACGAGCCGTACGTCTACCCCGGCAACACGCCGTGCAGCGTCGACGACCAGGGCGGCCAGTTCAAGGTCAAGGTGCCCGAGGGTTCCCTCTGGGTCATGGGCGACCACCGGCAGAACTCCCGGGACTCCCGGTACAACCAGTCGGACAAGCACGGCGGCATGGTGCCGGTGAAGGAGGTCGTCGGCCGCGCCATCGTGATCGCCTGGCCGATGAACCGCTGGGACACCCTGCCGGTGCCCGACACCTTCGACCAGGACGGTCTGCAGGCCCGGTCGTCGGCCGCCGCCGCGCTGTCGGCCGCGCCCCAGGGCCTGGCCCTGGCCGGGATCGTGCCGGTCGTCTGGTGGCGGCGCAGGCGTACCGCTCCCGCCGAGACCCGCTGA
- the lepB gene encoding signal peptidase I — MGGESTTRTAPRDGGANRGPVGGRTGQRLSGLAVALGLVLFLGGFAWGAVVYRPYTVPTSSMTPTIDAGDRVLAQRVDGTDVRRGDVVVFKDATWADAPMVKRVVAVGGDVVSCCQEGKLKVNGKVIDEPYLLAGTPAEITDFPTVTVPEGRLFLLGDERDNSVDSTAHLTDAAGGTVSRGAVDARVDAVVWPMDGMLERPTGFRTLGELSSPGPLRTVVALVIAGAVLILAGAAYGPFAKRAAASRARKGTGPTGAR, encoded by the coding sequence ATGGGTGGCGAGAGCACGACACGTACGGCCCCGCGTGACGGCGGAGCGAACAGGGGCCCGGTCGGTGGCCGGACCGGACAGCGGCTGTCCGGCCTCGCCGTGGCGCTGGGCCTGGTGCTGTTCCTCGGCGGTTTCGCCTGGGGTGCGGTCGTCTACCGGCCCTACACCGTGCCGACCAGCTCGATGACGCCCACGATCGACGCCGGGGACCGGGTCCTGGCACAGCGCGTCGACGGCACCGACGTCCGCCGCGGCGACGTCGTCGTCTTCAAGGACGCGACCTGGGCCGACGCCCCGATGGTCAAGCGGGTCGTCGCCGTCGGCGGGGACGTCGTCTCCTGCTGCCAGGAGGGCAAGCTCAAGGTCAACGGCAAGGTGATCGATGAGCCGTACCTGCTCGCCGGCACGCCGGCCGAGATCACCGACTTCCCGACCGTGACCGTCCCCGAGGGCCGCCTGTTCCTGCTCGGCGACGAGCGCGACAACTCCGTGGACTCCACCGCCCACCTCACGGACGCCGCCGGCGGGACCGTGTCGCGCGGTGCCGTGGACGCCCGCGTCGACGCCGTGGTCTGGCCGATGGACGGCATGCTGGAGCGTCCGACCGGGTTCCGGACGCTGGGCGAGCTCTCCTCGCCCGGCCCGCTGCGGACGGTCGTCGCGCTGGTGATCGCCGGGGCGGTGCTGATCCTCGCCGGCGCCGCGTACGGTCCCTTCGCCAAGAGGGCCGCGGCCTCCCGTGCGCGGAAGGGGACGGGGCCCACCGGTGCCCGCTGA
- a CDS encoding NUDIX hydrolase, with translation MPAEPTPAGHDSYEGGLRRVARVVLLDPDDRILLLHGHEPDDPADDWWFTPGGGVEGDETREQAARRELVEETGITDIELGPVLWRRRCSFPFAGRRWDQDEWYYLARTTQTATEAVGLTELERRSVAGARWWTCQELTRAHETVYPTRLAGLLRTLLDEGPPAGPVTLDTEIV, from the coding sequence GTGCCCGCTGAGCCGACGCCGGCCGGGCACGACTCCTACGAGGGCGGCTTGCGCAGGGTCGCCCGGGTGGTGCTGCTCGACCCCGACGACCGCATCCTGCTCCTGCACGGGCACGAACCGGACGATCCGGCCGACGACTGGTGGTTCACCCCCGGCGGCGGCGTGGAGGGCGACGAGACCCGCGAGCAGGCCGCGCGGCGGGAACTCGTGGAGGAGACCGGCATCACCGACATCGAGCTCGGCCCGGTGCTGTGGCGGCGCAGGTGCTCCTTCCCCTTCGCGGGCCGCCGCTGGGACCAGGACGAGTGGTACTACCTGGCCCGCACCACACAGACCGCGACCGAGGCCGTGGGCCTGACCGAACTGGAGCGCCGCAGTGTCGCCGGAGCGCGCTGGTGGACGTGTCAGGAACTGACCCGGGCACATGAGACGGTGTATCCGACCAGACTCGCCGGGCTGCTGCGCACGCTGCTCGACGAAGGGCCCCCCGCCGGGCCGGTGACCCTGGACACCGAAATCGTCTAG
- a CDS encoding DUF2469 domain-containing protein, which translates to MSAEDLEKYETEMELKLYREYRDVVGLFKYVIETERRFYLTNDYEMEVHSVQGEVFFEVSMADAWVWDMYRPARFVKQVRVLTFKDVNIEELNKSDLELPGG; encoded by the coding sequence ATGAGCGCCGAGGACCTCGAGAAGTACGAGACCGAGATGGAGCTCAAGCTCTACCGGGAGTACCGCGATGTCGTCGGCCTGTTCAAATACGTGATCGAGACCGAGCGGCGTTTCTACCTGACCAACGACTACGAGATGGAAGTGCACTCGGTCCAGGGTGAGGTGTTCTTCGAGGTCTCCATGGCCGATGCCTGGGTCTGGGACATGTACCGGCCGGCCCGTTTCGTGAAGCAGGTGCGCGTGTTGACGTTCAAGGACGTGAACATCGAGGAGTTGAACAAGAGCGACCTGGAGCTTCCCGGCGGCTGA
- a CDS encoding YraN family protein, with protein sequence MNARAAIGKYGETLAARRLTGAGLTVLERNWRCGRTGEIDIVARDGDVLVVCEVKTRRGGSFEHPMAAVSPEKAERLRRLAERWIQTHGGAPPGGVRIDLVGVLLPQRGAPVVEHARGVA encoded by the coding sequence ATGAACGCACGAGCTGCGATCGGCAAGTACGGCGAGACACTCGCCGCCCGCCGGCTGACCGGGGCCGGCCTGACCGTCCTGGAGCGCAACTGGCGCTGTGGCAGGACCGGCGAGATCGACATCGTGGCCCGGGACGGGGACGTCCTGGTGGTCTGCGAGGTCAAGACGCGCAGGGGAGGCTCCTTCGAGCACCCGATGGCCGCGGTGAGCCCCGAGAAGGCGGAGCGGCTGCGACGGCTCGCCGAACGCTGGATCCAGACCCACGGAGGAGCCCCGCCCGGCGGTGTCCGCATCGACCTGGTCGGCGTCCTCCTCCCGCAGCGCGGCGCCCCCGTGGTGGAGCACGCCCGAGGGGTGGCGTGA
- a CDS encoding YifB family Mg chelatase-like AAA ATPase — translation MGFARTCSVALVGVEGVVVEVQADLEPGVAAFTLVGLPDKSLTESRDRVRAAVVNSGAEWPQKKLTVGLSPASVPKSGSGFDLAVAAAVLGAAERIDPRVLADIVMIGELGLDGRVRPVRGILPAVLAAAEAGYEQVVVPECAAAEASLVPGVSVLGVRSLRQLIAVLADEPVPEEERDEQGRPDPLLAGLRMPGTGAATGMHSMGAAQHDHGHDLADVVGQESARTAVEVAAAGGHHLFLEGPPGAGKTMLAERLPALLPRLCRAESLEVTAVHSVAGLLPPGKPLIDVAPYCAPHHSATMQALVGGGPGIARPGAVSLAHRGVLFLDETPEFSSHALDALRQPLEAGHVVIARSAGVVRFPARFLMVLAANPCPCGRFSRTEDLCECPASAIRRYQARLSGPLLDRVDLRVEVDRITRGRLAGDGTRGDTTATVADRVRAARERAVARLAGTPWRSNSEVPGRELRSRWHAAPGALEEAERSLERGVLTARGLDRVLRVAWTVADLVGHDRPDARDVALALQLRTGVPRGVPMALGALT, via the coding sequence ATGGGGTTCGCGCGTACGTGCTCCGTGGCGCTCGTCGGCGTCGAGGGCGTGGTGGTCGAGGTCCAGGCCGACCTCGAACCCGGCGTGGCGGCGTTCACCCTGGTGGGGCTGCCGGACAAGAGCCTGACCGAGAGCCGGGACCGGGTGCGGGCCGCCGTGGTGAACTCGGGCGCCGAGTGGCCGCAGAAGAAGCTGACGGTGGGGCTCAGCCCGGCGTCGGTACCCAAGAGCGGCAGCGGATTCGACCTGGCGGTCGCCGCGGCCGTCCTGGGCGCCGCCGAGCGGATCGATCCCCGCGTGCTCGCCGACATCGTGATGATCGGGGAGCTGGGGCTCGACGGACGGGTGCGGCCGGTGCGCGGCATCCTCCCGGCGGTACTCGCCGCCGCCGAGGCCGGCTACGAGCAGGTGGTCGTCCCGGAGTGCGCCGCCGCCGAGGCGTCCCTGGTGCCCGGCGTGTCCGTGCTCGGCGTGCGCAGCCTGCGCCAGCTGATCGCCGTCCTCGCCGACGAACCCGTCCCGGAGGAGGAACGGGACGAGCAGGGCCGGCCCGACCCGCTGCTGGCCGGTCTGCGGATGCCCGGCACGGGAGCCGCCACCGGTATGCACAGCATGGGAGCGGCGCAGCACGACCACGGGCACGACCTCGCCGACGTCGTGGGTCAGGAGTCGGCGCGCACGGCGGTCGAGGTCGCCGCGGCCGGTGGCCACCACCTGTTCCTGGAGGGGCCGCCCGGCGCGGGGAAGACCATGCTCGCCGAGCGGCTGCCCGCCCTCCTGCCCCGGCTCTGCCGGGCGGAGTCGCTGGAGGTCACCGCGGTGCACTCGGTGGCGGGTCTGCTGCCACCGGGCAAGCCCCTGATCGACGTGGCCCCCTACTGCGCACCGCATCACTCGGCCACGATGCAGGCCCTCGTCGGGGGCGGTCCCGGCATCGCACGGCCGGGGGCCGTCTCACTCGCCCACCGGGGTGTGCTCTTCCTGGACGAGACGCCGGAGTTCAGCAGCCACGCGCTCGATGCGCTGCGCCAGCCGCTGGAGGCCGGTCACGTCGTCATCGCCCGCAGCGCGGGTGTCGTGCGCTTCCCCGCGCGGTTCCTGATGGTCCTCGCCGCCAATCCGTGCCCGTGCGGGCGCTTCTCGCGGACGGAGGACCTGTGCGAGTGCCCGGCCTCGGCGATCCGCCGCTACCAGGCACGACTGTCCGGCCCGCTGCTCGACCGGGTCGACCTCCGGGTCGAGGTGGACCGGATCACCCGCGGCCGACTGGCCGGCGACGGCACCCGCGGCGACACCACCGCCACGGTCGCCGACCGGGTGCGAGCCGCCAGGGAACGGGCGGTGGCACGACTGGCGGGCACACCGTGGCGGTCCAACAGCGAGGTACCGGGACGAGAGCTGCGCAGCCGCTGGCACGCCGCACCCGGTGCGCTGGAGGAGGCGGAGCGCAGCCTGGAACGGGGTGTGCTCACCGCCCGAGGCCTCGACCGGGTGCTGCGCGTCGCCTGGACCGTCGCGGATCTCGTCGGCCACGACCGACCCGACGCGCGGGATGTCGCCCTGGCGCTGCAACTGCGCACGGGAGTCCCGCGGGGCGTCCCCATGGCACTGGGGGCACTGACATGA
- the dprA gene encoding DNA-processing protein DprA: MTGDETVPEGETVAGAGDQALDGTAPGRVHRAGDGASRADDFAGGGAVARGGAVRGRGERDPGEVDGELLGRVFLTRVLEPGDETGGRWVRERGVADVVRRLREGGRPLPGVSEKRWAGLLARAGRADPRRDLAVARAAGVRFVAPGAAEWPGQLDDLGDARPLGLWVRGRPSLRMWALRSVAVVGARACTEYGAHMAATLAAGLAERGWVVVSGGAYGVDGAAHRGALGAGGATAAVLACGVDRPYPPGHARLITRIAEQGLVVGELPPGDHPTPSRFILRNRVIAALTRGTVVVEAAYRSGSLVTARAAERLGRHTMGVPGPATSALSAGVHELLRGHAVLVSDAAEVVELVGDMGELAPDRHGPVLPTDLLEPRARQVLAGLPGRGAATAVEVARRAQTTEDDAIARLYELRALGYVERHGDGWKLTRQPMISVRGGRNPS, encoded by the coding sequence ATGACCGGGGACGAGACCGTGCCGGAGGGCGAGACGGTCGCCGGCGCCGGCGACCAGGCCCTCGACGGCACCGCGCCGGGGCGCGTCCACCGGGCCGGGGACGGGGCCTCCCGGGCCGACGACTTCGCCGGGGGCGGTGCCGTCGCCCGGGGTGGTGCGGTGAGGGGGCGTGGGGAGCGGGACCCGGGTGAGGTGGACGGCGAGCTGCTCGGCAGGGTCTTCCTCACCCGGGTCCTCGAGCCCGGCGACGAGACCGGCGGGCGCTGGGTGCGCGAGCGGGGCGTCGCTGACGTGGTGCGACGCCTGCGCGAGGGCGGGCGTCCGCTGCCCGGGGTGAGTGAGAAGCGCTGGGCCGGGCTGCTGGCCAGGGCCGGCCGGGCCGACCCCCGGAGGGATCTCGCCGTCGCCCGGGCGGCAGGGGTGCGGTTCGTCGCACCCGGGGCCGCCGAGTGGCCCGGGCAGCTCGACGACCTGGGGGACGCCCGGCCCCTCGGGTTGTGGGTACGCGGCCGGCCCAGCCTGCGCATGTGGGCGCTGAGGTCGGTGGCCGTCGTCGGCGCCCGCGCCTGCACCGAGTACGGCGCCCACATGGCGGCCACCCTCGCCGCCGGCCTCGCCGAGCGCGGCTGGGTCGTGGTGTCCGGGGGCGCCTACGGGGTCGACGGCGCGGCTCACCGGGGAGCGCTCGGCGCGGGCGGTGCCACCGCCGCCGTCCTCGCCTGCGGCGTCGACCGCCCCTACCCGCCCGGGCACGCGAGGCTGATCACCAGGATCGCGGAACAGGGACTGGTCGTCGGGGAGCTGCCCCCGGGTGATCACCCGACGCCGAGCAGATTCATCCTGCGCAACCGGGTGATCGCCGCGCTCACCCGGGGCACCGTGGTCGTGGAAGCCGCCTACCGCAGTGGCTCGCTGGTCACGGCACGCGCCGCCGAACGCCTGGGCCGGCACACGATGGGCGTGCCCGGTCCGGCCACCAGCGCGCTCTCCGCCGGGGTGCACGAGTTGCTGCGAGGCCATGCGGTGCTCGTCAGTGACGCCGCCGAGGTCGTCGAACTGGTCGGCGACATGGGAGAGCTGGCTCCCGACCGGCACGGACCGGTTCTCCCCACCGACCTGCTGGAACCCCGGGCCCGCCAGGTGCTGGCCGGGCTCCCCGGGCGCGGAGCGGCCACGGCGGTCGAGGTGGCGCGCCGGGCGCAGACCACGGAGGACGACGCGATCGCGAGACTGTACGAGCTTCGAGCACTTGGTTACGTCGAACGACACGGCGACGGCTGGAAGTTGACACGCCAGCCGATGATCTCGGTCCGCGGGGGCCGGAACCCGTCCTGA
- the whiG gene encoding RNA polymerase sigma factor WhiG, translating to MPQHTSGPERAAIPPAARDGGSVRPPAPSTLDELWRSYKATGDERLREQLILHYSPLVKYVAGRVSVGLPPNVEQADFVSSGVFGLIDAIEKFDVDREIKFETYAITRIRGAMIDELRALDWIPRSVRQKARNVERAYTTLEARLRRTPSESEVAVEMGIAVEDLHAVFSQLSLANVVALEELLHAGGEGGGRLSLMDTLEDTAADNPVEVAEDRELRRLLARAINTLPEREKTVVTLYYYEGLTLAEIGNVLGVTESRVSQIHTKSVLQLRAKLAGFGR from the coding sequence ATGCCCCAGCACACCTCCGGGCCCGAACGGGCGGCGATCCCCCCAGCCGCCCGTGACGGTGGCAGCGTGCGACCGCCCGCCCCCTCGACGCTCGACGAGTTGTGGCGGTCGTACAAGGCGACGGGGGACGAGCGGCTGCGGGAACAGCTGATCCTGCACTACTCGCCCCTGGTGAAATATGTGGCAGGCCGGGTGAGCGTGGGGCTGCCGCCCAACGTCGAGCAGGCGGACTTCGTCTCCTCGGGGGTCTTCGGACTGATCGACGCGATCGAGAAGTTCGACGTCGACCGCGAGATCAAGTTCGAGACGTACGCGATCACCCGGATCCGTGGCGCGATGATCGACGAACTGCGGGCGCTGGACTGGATCCCGCGGTCGGTCCGGCAGAAGGCGCGGAACGTGGAACGCGCGTACACGACGCTGGAGGCGCGACTGCGCCGCACCCCGTCGGAGAGCGAGGTGGCCGTCGAGATGGGGATCGCGGTGGAGGACCTCCACGCGGTTTTCAGTCAGCTGTCGCTCGCCAACGTGGTGGCGCTGGAGGAGCTGCTGCACGCCGGCGGGGAGGGCGGGGGCCGGCTGAGCCTCATGGACACCTTGGAGGACACCGCCGCCGACAACCCGGTGGAGGTCGCCGAGGACCGTGAGCTGCGACGGCTCCTGGCGCGGGCGATCAACACGCTGCCCGAGCGGGAGAAGACCGTGGTCACGCTGTACTACTACGAGGGGCTCACGCTCGCCGAGATCGGGAACGTGCTCGGTGTGACGGAGAGCCGGGTCAGCCAGATTCACACCAAGTCGGTGTTGCAGCTGCGCGCTAAGCTGGCGGGATTCGGCCGCTGA